One window of the Rissa tridactyla isolate bRisTri1 chromosome 9, bRisTri1.patW.cur.20221130, whole genome shotgun sequence genome contains the following:
- the ATOSA gene encoding atos homolog protein A isoform X4, which translates to MLLWKNNIPIMVEVMLLPDCCYSDEGPTTEGNDLNDPAIKQDALLLERWILEPVPRQSGDRFIEEKTLLLAVRSFVFFSQLSAWLSVSHGAVPRNILYRVSAADVDLQWTFSQTPTEHVFPVPNVSHNVALRVSVQSLPRQSNYPVLTCSIHTNLSFYEKRMQERKLHQHSDSSVAQQCSTSSPQRFCGKQTWTMTPEGLLNGKKTPEFTTSIRNLKLYPSNGLGSDFGASQSKVQCYNATADNKTQSHETPVRTFKSFSLVDSRVSNSHCSHQPTGETNPLIGSLLQERQEVIARIAQHLIHCDPATSPVVAGRPFNMHENSSATPKAFRSTYEEENLPRKGKETSPVSTANLDNAIQEDGGEGKTRAIPEVPLLDARVPANHCGRQLAGESNPLIDSLLQERQEVIARIAQHLIHCDPATSHVTGRPFKVNETSPVTSKIFRSTYEDENLLKKGKEQSSVSFAKSDFSLSEDSSKSRTKTPDTPISPSRFDGELKSSLKLQARRKLVLAKPSEAVRNAFHQTSNKTSHAFTNIHTSSSSSRVKENKSELPDKLETIHSGYAQKDQITNRIKQCSNFSSIDEQICTNKLKERTVVSENNGTDSFNNLQIDKCRILEGTKKATVMQVSDCLHKNELKCLDKDSKKPNIYEQNTQLISIENYLNKDHDSFKNKNKQDKTKTAHDENEDPIGLDFQSTSQKKPTEDGVVKCERLKNPDVQKAPPSSLKHTNTWRKHNFRSLDGTSTKAFHPRTGLPLLSSPVPQRKTQSGCFDLDSSLLQLKCLSARSPQQCINRDSDPESHGKPFLSSSAPPVTSLSLLGNFEESVLNFRLDPLGVVEGFTAEVGASGVFCPTHMTLPVEVSFYSVSDDNAPSPYMGVITLESLGKRGYRVPPSGTIQVTLFNPNKTVVKMFVVIYDLREMPANHQTFLRQRTFSVPVRREIKRTVNKENSQQTEERLLRYLIHLRFQSSKSGKIYLHRDVRLLFSRKSMEVDSGAAYELKSYTESPTNPQFSPRC; encoded by the exons ATGCTACTGTGGAAGAACAATATTCCAATCATGGTAGAAGTGATGCTACTTCCAGACTGTTGCTATAGTGATGAAGGGCCCACCACCGAGGGGAATGATTTAAATGATCCTGCAATCAAACAAGATGCATTGCTATTAGAAAGGTGGATTTTGGAGCCAGTTCCTCGACA GAGCGGAGATCGATTTATTGAAGAGAAGACCCTTCTATTGGCTGTTcgctcttttgttttcttctctcagctAAGCGCGTGGCTGAGTGTTTCCCATGGTGCTGTTCCCCGAAACATTCTGTACAG GGTGAGCGCTGCAGATGTGGACTTGCAATGGACGTTCTCCCAGACACCCACTGAGCATGTCTTTCCCGTTCCTAATGTTTCTCACAATGTGGCCTTGAGAGTCAGCGTCCAGTCCTTGCCCAGACAATCGAACTACCCAGTTTTGACCTGTAGTATTCACACCAACCTTAGCTTTTACGAAAAGCGAATGCAAGAGCGTAAGTTACATCAGCACAGCGATTCCAGTGTGGCACAGCAATGCAGTACCTCCAGTCCGCAGCGCTTCTGTGGGAAACAGACATGGACAATGACACCTGAAGGCCTACTTAATGGAAAAAAGACACCTGAATTTACTACATCGATTAGAAATTTAAAACTTTATCCTTCTAATGGACTTGGATCTGACTTTGGAGCGTCTCAGTCTAAAGTTCAGTGTTATAATGCTACAGCAGACAATAAGACACAGTCTCATGAAACACCTGTCAGAACTTTTAAATCCTTTTCTCTGGTTGATTCCCGTGTTTCCAATAGTCATTGCTCTCATCAGCCTACGGGAGAAACCAATCCTTTGATAGGCTCTTTACTTCAGGAGCGACAAGAGGTCATTGCAAGGATTGCTCAGCACTTGATTCACTGTGATCCAGCTACTTCACCAGTTGTTGCTGGACGTCCATTCAACATGCATGAAAACAGCTCAGCAACACCGAAAGCTTTTCGGAGTACTTACGAAGAGGAAAACTTGCCAAGAAAAGGCAAGGAGACCTCCCCTGTTTCTACTGCCAACTTAGACAATGCAATACAAGAAGACGGCGGTGAAGGCAAAACTAGAGCAATACCGGAGGTCCCACTGCTCGATGCCCGTGTTCCAGCGAACCACTGTGGCCGTCAGTTGGCAGGAGAGAGTAATCCCCTGATCGATTCTCTGCTCCAGGAGCGGCAGGAGGTGATAGCAAGGATTGCCCAGCATCTGATCCATTGTGATCCAGCTACTTCTCATGTCACTGGCCGTCCATTCAAAGTGAATGAGACTAGCCCAGTTACTTCAAAAATTTTCCGAAGTACATATGAAGATGAAAATTTGCTGAAGAAAGGCAAGGAAcagtcttctgtttcttttgctaaatctgatttttctttgtcAGAAGACAGCAGTAAATCAAGGACAAAGACACCTGATACTCCTATCAGTCCTTCTAGGTTTGATGGAGAACTGAAGTCTTCTCTGAAACTCCAAGCAAGAAGAAAACTAGTTTTAGCAAAACCCAGTGAAGCTGTCCGAAATGCATTTCATCAGACTTCAAATAAAACTTCCCATGCATTTACTAACATTcacacatcatcatcatcatcacgtgttaaagaaaataaatctgaattgCCAGATAAATTGGAAACGATACATTCTGGTTATGCACAGAAAGACCAGATAACCAACAGAATTAAGCAGTGTTCAAATTTCAGCAGCATTGATGAACAGATTTGCACAAATAAACTCAAAGAAAGAACTGTTGTTAGTGAGAACAATGGCACAGACAGTTTTAACAATTTACAGATAGATAAATGCAGAATACTTGAAGGTACAAAAAAAGCAACTGTGATGCAGGTATCTGACTGTTTGCACAAAAATGAGCTCAAGTGTTTAGATAAAGactcaaaaaaaccaaatatttatGAGCAAAACACTCAGCTTATTagtattgaaaattatttaaataaagaccATGACAgtttcaaaaacaaaaacaaacaagataaAACGAAAACTGCACATGATGAGAATGAAGACCCCATAGGCCTCGATTTCCAAAGCACTTCTCAAAAGAAACCTACAGAAGACGGCGTAGTTAAGTGTGAGCGGCTGAAGAACCCAGATGTACAG AAAGCACCACCTTCATCTCtaaaacacacaaatacatgGCGGAAACATAATTTTCGATCCTTGGATGGAACTTCAACCAAGGCTTTTCATCCCAGAACTGGATTGCCTCTTCTATCAAGTCCC GTTCCTCAAAGAAAAACACAGTCTGGGTGCTTTGATCTGGATTCATCACTGCTGCAGTTGAAATGTCTGTCTGCAAGAAG cccaCAACAATGTATAAACAGAGACAGTGATCCAGAGAGCCATGGGAAACCATTTCTAAGTTCTAGCGCTCCACCAGTAACAAGTCTCAGCCTTCTGGGAAACTTTGAG GAGTCTGTCCTGAATTTTCGCCTAGACCCGCTGGGCGTGGTGGAGGGTTTCACAGCAGAAGTGGGAGCAAGTGGAGTCTTTTGTCCCACGCACATGACTCTGCCAGTTGAAGTGTCGTTCTATAGCGTTTCAGATGATAACGCGCCCTCTCCTTACATG ggtgTAATTACTTTAGAGTCCCTTGGTAAAAGGGGTTATCGGGTACCGCCTTCAGGAACAATACAAGTG ACCTTATTTAACCCTAACAAAACTGTGGTGAAGATGTTTGTGGTGATCTATGACTTGAGAGAAATGCCAGCTAATCATCAAACATTCCTACGGCAAAGAACTTTTTCTGTTCCTGTGAGACGAGAAATCAAGAGAACTGTCAATAAAGAAAATAGTCAACAGACTGAAGAAAGGCTACTACGCTACCTCATACATCTGAG GTTCCAGAGTTCTAAATCTGGAAAGATCTACCTCCACAGAGATGTAAGGCTCCTATTCTCTCGGAAATCCATGGAAGTTGATAGCGGCGCTGCATATGAACTCAAATCTTACACTGAATCTCCAACAAATCCTCAGTTTTCACCAAGATGCTAG
- the ATOSA gene encoding atos homolog protein A isoform X3, translating to MKPERDTLDEYFEYEAEEFLVSLALLITEGRTPEYSIKGRTEGFHCPPAQSSQPPTTKHECSDKLAQCRQARRTRSEVMLLWKNNIPIMVEVMLLPDCCYSDEGPTTEGNDLNDPAIKQDALLLERWILEPVPRQSGDRFIEEKTLLLAVRSFVFFSQLSAWLSVSHGAVPRNILYRVSAADVDLQWTFSQTPTEHVFPVPNVSHNVALRVSVQSLPRQSNYPVLTCSIHTNLSFYEKRMQERKLHQHSDSSVAQQCSTSSPQRFCGKQTWTMTPEGLLNGKKTPEFTTSIRNLKLYPSNGLGSDFGASQSKVQCYNATADNKTQSHETPVRTFKSFSLVDSRVSNSHCSHQPTGETNPLIGSLLQERQEVIARIAQHLIHCDPATSPVVAGRPFNMHENSSATPKAFRSTYEEENLPRKGKETSPVSTANLDNAIQEDGGEGKTRAIPEVPLLDARVPANHCGRQLAGESNPLIDSLLQERQEVIARIAQHLIHCDPATSHVTGRPFKVNETSPVTSKIFRSTYEDENLLKKGKEQSSVSFAKSDFSLSEDSSKSRTKTPDTPISPSRFDGELKSSLKLQARRKLVLAKPSEAVRNAFHQTSNKTSHAFTNIHTSSSSSRVKENKSELPDKLETIHSGYAQKDQITNRIKQCSNFSSIDEQICTNKLKERTVVSENNGTDSFNNLQIDKCRILEGTKKATVMQVSDCLHKNELKCLDKDSKKPNIYEQNTQLISIENYLNKDHDSFKNKNKQDKTKTAHDENEDPIGLDFQSTSQKKPTEDGVVKCERLKNPDVQKAPPSSLKHTNTWRKHNFRSLDGTSTKAFHPRTGLPLLSSPVPQRKTQSGCFDLDSSLLQLKCLSARSPQQCINRDSDPESHGKPFLSSSAPPVTSLSLLGNFEESVLNFRLDPLGVVEGFTAEVGASGVFCPTHMTLPVEVSFYSVSDDNAPSPYMGVITLESLGKRGYRVPPSGTIQVTLFNPNKTVVKMFVVIYDLREMPANHQTFLRQRTFSVPVRREIKRTVNKENSQQTEERLLRYLIHLRFQSSKSGKIYLHRDVRLLFSRKSMEVDSGAAYELKSYTESPTNPQFSPRC from the exons ATACTTTGGATGAATACTTTGAGTATGAAGCTGAGGAGTTCCTGGTCTCCTTGGCCTTGTTGATCACCGAAGGTCGAACGCCCGAGTATTCGATCAAGGGCAGAACAGAGGGCTTTCATTGCCCACCGGCACAATCAAGTCAGCCGCCAACAACTAAGCATGAATGCAGCGACAAACTGGCTCAG tgTCGTCAAGCCAGGCGAACCAGATCTGAGGTTATGCTACTGTGGAAGAACAATATTCCAATCATGGTAGAAGTGATGCTACTTCCAGACTGTTGCTATAGTGATGAAGGGCCCACCACCGAGGGGAATGATTTAAATGATCCTGCAATCAAACAAGATGCATTGCTATTAGAAAGGTGGATTTTGGAGCCAGTTCCTCGACA GAGCGGAGATCGATTTATTGAAGAGAAGACCCTTCTATTGGCTGTTcgctcttttgttttcttctctcagctAAGCGCGTGGCTGAGTGTTTCCCATGGTGCTGTTCCCCGAAACATTCTGTACAG GGTGAGCGCTGCAGATGTGGACTTGCAATGGACGTTCTCCCAGACACCCACTGAGCATGTCTTTCCCGTTCCTAATGTTTCTCACAATGTGGCCTTGAGAGTCAGCGTCCAGTCCTTGCCCAGACAATCGAACTACCCAGTTTTGACCTGTAGTATTCACACCAACCTTAGCTTTTACGAAAAGCGAATGCAAGAGCGTAAGTTACATCAGCACAGCGATTCCAGTGTGGCACAGCAATGCAGTACCTCCAGTCCGCAGCGCTTCTGTGGGAAACAGACATGGACAATGACACCTGAAGGCCTACTTAATGGAAAAAAGACACCTGAATTTACTACATCGATTAGAAATTTAAAACTTTATCCTTCTAATGGACTTGGATCTGACTTTGGAGCGTCTCAGTCTAAAGTTCAGTGTTATAATGCTACAGCAGACAATAAGACACAGTCTCATGAAACACCTGTCAGAACTTTTAAATCCTTTTCTCTGGTTGATTCCCGTGTTTCCAATAGTCATTGCTCTCATCAGCCTACGGGAGAAACCAATCCTTTGATAGGCTCTTTACTTCAGGAGCGACAAGAGGTCATTGCAAGGATTGCTCAGCACTTGATTCACTGTGATCCAGCTACTTCACCAGTTGTTGCTGGACGTCCATTCAACATGCATGAAAACAGCTCAGCAACACCGAAAGCTTTTCGGAGTACTTACGAAGAGGAAAACTTGCCAAGAAAAGGCAAGGAGACCTCCCCTGTTTCTACTGCCAACTTAGACAATGCAATACAAGAAGACGGCGGTGAAGGCAAAACTAGAGCAATACCGGAGGTCCCACTGCTCGATGCCCGTGTTCCAGCGAACCACTGTGGCCGTCAGTTGGCAGGAGAGAGTAATCCCCTGATCGATTCTCTGCTCCAGGAGCGGCAGGAGGTGATAGCAAGGATTGCCCAGCATCTGATCCATTGTGATCCAGCTACTTCTCATGTCACTGGCCGTCCATTCAAAGTGAATGAGACTAGCCCAGTTACTTCAAAAATTTTCCGAAGTACATATGAAGATGAAAATTTGCTGAAGAAAGGCAAGGAAcagtcttctgtttcttttgctaaatctgatttttctttgtcAGAAGACAGCAGTAAATCAAGGACAAAGACACCTGATACTCCTATCAGTCCTTCTAGGTTTGATGGAGAACTGAAGTCTTCTCTGAAACTCCAAGCAAGAAGAAAACTAGTTTTAGCAAAACCCAGTGAAGCTGTCCGAAATGCATTTCATCAGACTTCAAATAAAACTTCCCATGCATTTACTAACATTcacacatcatcatcatcatcacgtgttaaagaaaataaatctgaattgCCAGATAAATTGGAAACGATACATTCTGGTTATGCACAGAAAGACCAGATAACCAACAGAATTAAGCAGTGTTCAAATTTCAGCAGCATTGATGAACAGATTTGCACAAATAAACTCAAAGAAAGAACTGTTGTTAGTGAGAACAATGGCACAGACAGTTTTAACAATTTACAGATAGATAAATGCAGAATACTTGAAGGTACAAAAAAAGCAACTGTGATGCAGGTATCTGACTGTTTGCACAAAAATGAGCTCAAGTGTTTAGATAAAGactcaaaaaaaccaaatatttatGAGCAAAACACTCAGCTTATTagtattgaaaattatttaaataaagaccATGACAgtttcaaaaacaaaaacaaacaagataaAACGAAAACTGCACATGATGAGAATGAAGACCCCATAGGCCTCGATTTCCAAAGCACTTCTCAAAAGAAACCTACAGAAGACGGCGTAGTTAAGTGTGAGCGGCTGAAGAACCCAGATGTACAG AAAGCACCACCTTCATCTCtaaaacacacaaatacatgGCGGAAACATAATTTTCGATCCTTGGATGGAACTTCAACCAAGGCTTTTCATCCCAGAACTGGATTGCCTCTTCTATCAAGTCCC GTTCCTCAAAGAAAAACACAGTCTGGGTGCTTTGATCTGGATTCATCACTGCTGCAGTTGAAATGTCTGTCTGCAAGAAG cccaCAACAATGTATAAACAGAGACAGTGATCCAGAGAGCCATGGGAAACCATTTCTAAGTTCTAGCGCTCCACCAGTAACAAGTCTCAGCCTTCTGGGAAACTTTGAG GAGTCTGTCCTGAATTTTCGCCTAGACCCGCTGGGCGTGGTGGAGGGTTTCACAGCAGAAGTGGGAGCAAGTGGAGTCTTTTGTCCCACGCACATGACTCTGCCAGTTGAAGTGTCGTTCTATAGCGTTTCAGATGATAACGCGCCCTCTCCTTACATG ggtgTAATTACTTTAGAGTCCCTTGGTAAAAGGGGTTATCGGGTACCGCCTTCAGGAACAATACAAGTG ACCTTATTTAACCCTAACAAAACTGTGGTGAAGATGTTTGTGGTGATCTATGACTTGAGAGAAATGCCAGCTAATCATCAAACATTCCTACGGCAAAGAACTTTTTCTGTTCCTGTGAGACGAGAAATCAAGAGAACTGTCAATAAAGAAAATAGTCAACAGACTGAAGAAAGGCTACTACGCTACCTCATACATCTGAG GTTCCAGAGTTCTAAATCTGGAAAGATCTACCTCCACAGAGATGTAAGGCTCCTATTCTCTCGGAAATCCATGGAAGTTGATAGCGGCGCTGCATATGAACTCAAATCTTACACTGAATCTCCAACAAATCCTCAGTTTTCACCAAGATGCTAG
- the ATOSA gene encoding atos homolog protein A isoform X2: protein MLDAVSHCGGGDCEASLDTLDEYFEYEAEEFLVSLALLITEGRTPEYSIKGRTEGFHCPPAQSSQPPTTKHECSDKLAQCRQARRTRSEVMLLWKNNIPIMVEVMLLPDCCYSDEGPTTEGNDLNDPAIKQDALLLERWILEPVPRQSGDRFIEEKTLLLAVRSFVFFSQLSAWLSVSHGAVPRNILYRVSAADVDLQWTFSQTPTEHVFPVPNVSHNVALRVSVQSLPRQSNYPVLTCSIHTNLSFYEKRMQERKLHQHSDSSVAQQCSTSSPQRFCGKQTWTMTPEGLLNGKKTPEFTTSIRNLKLYPSNGLGSDFGASQSKVQCYNATADNKTQSHETPVRTFKSFSLVDSRVSNSHCSHQPTGETNPLIGSLLQERQEVIARIAQHLIHCDPATSPVVAGRPFNMHENSSATPKAFRSTYEEENLPRKGKETSPVSTANLDNAIQEDGGEGKTRAIPEVPLLDARVPANHCGRQLAGESNPLIDSLLQERQEVIARIAQHLIHCDPATSHVTGRPFKVNETSPVTSKIFRSTYEDENLLKKGKEQSSVSFAKSDFSLSEDSSKSRTKTPDTPISPSRFDGELKSSLKLQARRKLVLAKPSEAVRNAFHQTSNKTSHAFTNIHTSSSSSRVKENKSELPDKLETIHSGYAQKDQITNRIKQCSNFSSIDEQICTNKLKERTVVSENNGTDSFNNLQIDKCRILEGTKKATVMQVSDCLHKNELKCLDKDSKKPNIYEQNTQLISIENYLNKDHDSFKNKNKQDKTKTAHDENEDPIGLDFQSTSQKKPTEDGVVKCERLKNPDVQKAPPSSLKHTNTWRKHNFRSLDGTSTKAFHPRTGLPLLSSPVPQRKTQSGCFDLDSSLLQLKCLSARSPQQCINRDSDPESHGKPFLSSSAPPVTSLSLLGNFEESVLNFRLDPLGVVEGFTAEVGASGVFCPTHMTLPVEVSFYSVSDDNAPSPYMGVITLESLGKRGYRVPPSGTIQVTLFNPNKTVVKMFVVIYDLREMPANHQTFLRQRTFSVPVRREIKRTVNKENSQQTEERLLRYLIHLRFQSSKSGKIYLHRDVRLLFSRKSMEVDSGAAYELKSYTESPTNPQFSPRC, encoded by the exons ATACTTTGGATGAATACTTTGAGTATGAAGCTGAGGAGTTCCTGGTCTCCTTGGCCTTGTTGATCACCGAAGGTCGAACGCCCGAGTATTCGATCAAGGGCAGAACAGAGGGCTTTCATTGCCCACCGGCACAATCAAGTCAGCCGCCAACAACTAAGCATGAATGCAGCGACAAACTGGCTCAG tgTCGTCAAGCCAGGCGAACCAGATCTGAGGTTATGCTACTGTGGAAGAACAATATTCCAATCATGGTAGAAGTGATGCTACTTCCAGACTGTTGCTATAGTGATGAAGGGCCCACCACCGAGGGGAATGATTTAAATGATCCTGCAATCAAACAAGATGCATTGCTATTAGAAAGGTGGATTTTGGAGCCAGTTCCTCGACA GAGCGGAGATCGATTTATTGAAGAGAAGACCCTTCTATTGGCTGTTcgctcttttgttttcttctctcagctAAGCGCGTGGCTGAGTGTTTCCCATGGTGCTGTTCCCCGAAACATTCTGTACAG GGTGAGCGCTGCAGATGTGGACTTGCAATGGACGTTCTCCCAGACACCCACTGAGCATGTCTTTCCCGTTCCTAATGTTTCTCACAATGTGGCCTTGAGAGTCAGCGTCCAGTCCTTGCCCAGACAATCGAACTACCCAGTTTTGACCTGTAGTATTCACACCAACCTTAGCTTTTACGAAAAGCGAATGCAAGAGCGTAAGTTACATCAGCACAGCGATTCCAGTGTGGCACAGCAATGCAGTACCTCCAGTCCGCAGCGCTTCTGTGGGAAACAGACATGGACAATGACACCTGAAGGCCTACTTAATGGAAAAAAGACACCTGAATTTACTACATCGATTAGAAATTTAAAACTTTATCCTTCTAATGGACTTGGATCTGACTTTGGAGCGTCTCAGTCTAAAGTTCAGTGTTATAATGCTACAGCAGACAATAAGACACAGTCTCATGAAACACCTGTCAGAACTTTTAAATCCTTTTCTCTGGTTGATTCCCGTGTTTCCAATAGTCATTGCTCTCATCAGCCTACGGGAGAAACCAATCCTTTGATAGGCTCTTTACTTCAGGAGCGACAAGAGGTCATTGCAAGGATTGCTCAGCACTTGATTCACTGTGATCCAGCTACTTCACCAGTTGTTGCTGGACGTCCATTCAACATGCATGAAAACAGCTCAGCAACACCGAAAGCTTTTCGGAGTACTTACGAAGAGGAAAACTTGCCAAGAAAAGGCAAGGAGACCTCCCCTGTTTCTACTGCCAACTTAGACAATGCAATACAAGAAGACGGCGGTGAAGGCAAAACTAGAGCAATACCGGAGGTCCCACTGCTCGATGCCCGTGTTCCAGCGAACCACTGTGGCCGTCAGTTGGCAGGAGAGAGTAATCCCCTGATCGATTCTCTGCTCCAGGAGCGGCAGGAGGTGATAGCAAGGATTGCCCAGCATCTGATCCATTGTGATCCAGCTACTTCTCATGTCACTGGCCGTCCATTCAAAGTGAATGAGACTAGCCCAGTTACTTCAAAAATTTTCCGAAGTACATATGAAGATGAAAATTTGCTGAAGAAAGGCAAGGAAcagtcttctgtttcttttgctaaatctgatttttctttgtcAGAAGACAGCAGTAAATCAAGGACAAAGACACCTGATACTCCTATCAGTCCTTCTAGGTTTGATGGAGAACTGAAGTCTTCTCTGAAACTCCAAGCAAGAAGAAAACTAGTTTTAGCAAAACCCAGTGAAGCTGTCCGAAATGCATTTCATCAGACTTCAAATAAAACTTCCCATGCATTTACTAACATTcacacatcatcatcatcatcacgtgttaaagaaaataaatctgaattgCCAGATAAATTGGAAACGATACATTCTGGTTATGCACAGAAAGACCAGATAACCAACAGAATTAAGCAGTGTTCAAATTTCAGCAGCATTGATGAACAGATTTGCACAAATAAACTCAAAGAAAGAACTGTTGTTAGTGAGAACAATGGCACAGACAGTTTTAACAATTTACAGATAGATAAATGCAGAATACTTGAAGGTACAAAAAAAGCAACTGTGATGCAGGTATCTGACTGTTTGCACAAAAATGAGCTCAAGTGTTTAGATAAAGactcaaaaaaaccaaatatttatGAGCAAAACACTCAGCTTATTagtattgaaaattatttaaataaagaccATGACAgtttcaaaaacaaaaacaaacaagataaAACGAAAACTGCACATGATGAGAATGAAGACCCCATAGGCCTCGATTTCCAAAGCACTTCTCAAAAGAAACCTACAGAAGACGGCGTAGTTAAGTGTGAGCGGCTGAAGAACCCAGATGTACAG AAAGCACCACCTTCATCTCtaaaacacacaaatacatgGCGGAAACATAATTTTCGATCCTTGGATGGAACTTCAACCAAGGCTTTTCATCCCAGAACTGGATTGCCTCTTCTATCAAGTCCC GTTCCTCAAAGAAAAACACAGTCTGGGTGCTTTGATCTGGATTCATCACTGCTGCAGTTGAAATGTCTGTCTGCAAGAAG cccaCAACAATGTATAAACAGAGACAGTGATCCAGAGAGCCATGGGAAACCATTTCTAAGTTCTAGCGCTCCACCAGTAACAAGTCTCAGCCTTCTGGGAAACTTTGAG GAGTCTGTCCTGAATTTTCGCCTAGACCCGCTGGGCGTGGTGGAGGGTTTCACAGCAGAAGTGGGAGCAAGTGGAGTCTTTTGTCCCACGCACATGACTCTGCCAGTTGAAGTGTCGTTCTATAGCGTTTCAGATGATAACGCGCCCTCTCCTTACATG ggtgTAATTACTTTAGAGTCCCTTGGTAAAAGGGGTTATCGGGTACCGCCTTCAGGAACAATACAAGTG ACCTTATTTAACCCTAACAAAACTGTGGTGAAGATGTTTGTGGTGATCTATGACTTGAGAGAAATGCCAGCTAATCATCAAACATTCCTACGGCAAAGAACTTTTTCTGTTCCTGTGAGACGAGAAATCAAGAGAACTGTCAATAAAGAAAATAGTCAACAGACTGAAGAAAGGCTACTACGCTACCTCATACATCTGAG GTTCCAGAGTTCTAAATCTGGAAAGATCTACCTCCACAGAGATGTAAGGCTCCTATTCTCTCGGAAATCCATGGAAGTTGATAGCGGCGCTGCATATGAACTCAAATCTTACACTGAATCTCCAACAAATCCTCAGTTTTCACCAAGATGCTAG